Below is a window of Chryseobacterium arthrosphaerae DNA.
TTCCCATTCCGAACACAGAAGTTAAGCCCACCAGCGCCGATGGTACTGCTAACGCGGGAGAGTAGGCCGCCGCCAGTTTTTATTTTATTTTTAAAAATCCTTTATCATAACGATAAAGGATTTTTTTGTTTTATATCCAAAGAAGTTCTCATCGGACTTCTTTATTTTTAATGCAGTTTATTCTTTTTGATGAGAACGGGCTAAAGCCCGTCCCTATTGAATACTTTATGGCTTAATACTCCTATTATTATCCCTTACTCTCTTTTATCCAAATCCCAATCCTGTTCTTGTTCTATTCCGGATTGCTCATTACTCATTACTTATTACTCATTATTAATCCATATCTGACGTTCAGTCGCACAACAAAAACTATTTCCCATTACAAACCTGTTTTACTCAAATAATTTCAATAAGTTTGTACTGGTTTTCTAAAATAATTATAATGTCAGGAAACATTCTGATCATCGATGATGAGATCAAGCTCCTTAAGTTACTGGGCATGATCCTTTCCCAGGAAAATTTTAATGTAAAAGAAGCTTCTACGGCACGTTCTGCAATGACAATGCTTGAGCAGTATGATTTTGATGTTGTTTTAAGCGATGTCCGTCTGCCTGATGCTTTTGGAGTAGATCTGGTAAAGTCGATCAAGACTAAATATCCTCATTTGGAAATCATTCTGATGACTGCATTTGGTAATATTACAGATGCTGTTCAGGCGATGAAGAATGGAGCTTACGATTATCTTGTAAAAGGTGATGATAATGAGAAAATTATTCCCCTGGTATATAAAGCTCTTGATAAAGTAAAAGATAACAGATCCAGGATCATTCAGCCTGCCAGTACTGCAAAAGGTTTTGAGCAGATCATCGGCAAATCTCCAGCCATTCTGCAAGCTAAAAAATTGGCTGAAAAAGTTGCTTTGACAGATGCTGCTGTACTTTTAACCGGAGAAACAGGTACGGGAAAAGAAGTTTTTGCCAATGCTATTCATGAAGGAAGTGACCGGAAGAAGAATAGTTTTGTGGCGATCAACTGTTCCGCATTCAGCAAGGAAATTCTGGAGAGCGAACTTTTTGGCCATAAACAGGGAGCTTTTACAGGAGCTCTGAAGGATAAGAAAGGTTTGATTGAAGAAGCCAATGGTGGCACACTGTTTCTGGATGAAATTGGGGAAATGCCTGTAGAACTGCAGGCCAAGCTGCTTCGTGTTTTGGAAACCAAAGAGTTTATCAAAATGGGAGAAACTAAAGTTTCAAAATCTGATTTCAGATTGGTGGCCGCAACCAACAGAGATCTGGAACAGGAAATAAAGCAGGGAAACTTCAGAGAAGACCTGTATTTTAGACTGAATGTTTTTGAAATCACACTTCCCGCCTTAAGAGAGCGCAAAGAAGACCTGAAAATGCTGGCCAAGAATTTTATTGATCTGTTTTCAGGCAAACTGCATTTAACCTCTGTTGAAGTAACGCCTGATTATTACAAAGCGCTTGAAAAAAATGACTGGAAGGGAAATATCCGTGAATTGAGAAATGCTGTAGAAAGAAGCTTAATTTTGATGGATCATAATACACTGGACGCAGAAAGCCTTCCTCATTATGCTGAAAGAGCCACGGAAAGCGATTCACTGAGCATCCGGTCGTTAGAAAAAATACATATCCAGAAAGTATTACAGTATACAAAAGGAAATAAGGCAGAAGCAGCCAGACTCCTTGAAATTGGTATTGCCACATTATACCGTAAGCTGGAAGAATACGGATTAAAATAAATCAATTTATCATTTTAATAAAGAGCCTATCATTTTGATAGGCTTTTGTGTTTTTATGAGGATTATTGATTGTATGTAACTGTTTGTTTAGTAGTTGATTAAGTGTTTTGTTTCCAGATTGGAATTCCTTTTGGCATATGGTATCTGAATAAAATATTTTAAAAATGACAATTTCAAGAAAAACGTTTAAAAAACGGGAGCATTCCACTTTTAGTCTGCTGATGGTATCGTATGTATTGTTGACTGTTTTAACCCTAATGATTAAGATATGATGCTCATAAGTTTAATTCTGCTGTTGGCAGTATTGTTTTGGCTTTTATATAAATCAGTTGAATTTTTTGATAGAATATAAATTATGTGGAGTTTATTTTTCCTTTCAATACTTGCCTTTGTGTATATCTGTTATGTTTTAATGAAACCTGAAAAATTTTAAACGGTTATGAATACAGAAATTTTAGGCATTATAGCAATGTTTGTCATCACATTAGTTATCGGGATATTTTTAGGTAAATACATAGCTAATGTATATGGATACAAAAAAACTTTTCTGGATCCTGTTTTTGAGCCGGTTGAAAAGTTGATTTATAGAGTAGCGGGAATAAATCCTGACCGCCAGATGAACTGGAAACAGAATATGTACGCCATGCTGACAATCAATCTGGTTTGGTTCATCATTGGATTTCTTCTTTTACTGAACCAATCCTGGCTTCCTTTAAATCCCGATGGAAACCCCAATATGTCACCCGATCTGGCTTTCAATACAACCATTTCATTTCTGGTCAACTGTAATTTGCAGCATTATTCAGGAGAAACGGGCGTTAGTTATCTGAGCCAGCTTTATCTGATGTTTTTACAGTTTGTAACCGCAGCAACAGGAATGGCTGCAATGGCTGTCCTTTTCAAAGCTTTTAAAGAAAAGACCAGTACAGAATTGGGAAACTTCTATGATTTTTTCACAAAATCTATGGTCAGAATTCTGATTCCAATCAGTGTGATTGTTGCTTTTATCCTTTCTATGAACGGAAGTCCGATGACTTTTGAAGGCAAAGACCATATTACAACACTGGAAGGTCAAAAAGTGGATGTTTCCAGAGGTCCTGTAGCAGCTTTTGTTGCGATAAAACATTTAGGAACCAACGGCGGTGGTTTTTTCGGGGCAAATTCAGCCCATCCTCTCGAGAATCCTAACTATATCACCAATATGACAGAGATGGTTACCCAAATGATCATTCCGTTTGCATTGGTATTTGCCTTAGGTTTTTACTTGAATAAAAGAAAACTTTCGTGGGTGATCTTTACCGTGATGACGGTCGGCTTTCTGGCGCTTGCCGTTCCGAATATTGTGAATGAAGCCGGCGGAAATCCTTTGATCACAAAAATGGGAGCAGACAGCAGTCTTGGCGCTATGGAAGGGAAGGAAATACGCTTCGGAAGTGCAGCATCAGGATACTGGAGCATTGTAACAACGGTTATTTCTACAGGTTCTGTAAACTCAATGCATGACAGCACAATGCCTCTTTCGGGAATGAATGAATTGCTGGCGATGATGATCAACTGCTTCTACGGAGGTTGCGGTGTCGGAATTCTGAATTATTTCATTTTTATTATTCTCGCCGTATTTATCAGTGGCCTGATGGTAGGAAGAACTCCGGAATTTATGGGTAAGAAGATTGAAGCCAAAGAAATGAAAATCGCTATGATTGTAGCTTTATTCCATCCTTTTTTAATTCTTGTAGGAACAGCCTTAACCGCTTATTTGCCGGAGTTCGGAGCAAAAACATTAAATAACCCGGGATTTCATGGCTTCAGTGAAATGCTGTATGAATTTACTTCTTCTTCGGCCAATAACGGATCCGGATTCGAAGGATTGGGAGATAATACCCCTTGGTGGAACATTTCTACAGGGATCGTATTATTACTGTCAAGATTTATTCCGATCATAGGTCCGGTAGCTATTGCAGGACTGCTGGCGCAGAAGAAATTTATTCCGGAAAGTTCAGGAACCCTGAAAACGGATACCGCAACTTTCGGGTTCATGACACTCGCAGTTATTTTACTGATTGCAGCGCTGTCTTTCTTCCCTGCACTTACACTGGGACCTATTGCAGAACAGATACAGTATTTCTCTAAATAATAATATAATTTACAGTCAATAATAAACCATTAAGGAGGCTGGATCAGGTAAGGAAACTAGTCTTAAACTTACTGAAACGTTCACTACAGAATATAATCCATTCCACTCCTTATCATTTCAGTCTGCCTTGATGGTTGATATTGGTTGCAATGATATAACTCTTTCAAAAAAATGAAAAATCAATCACAAACATTGTTTCAGAAAGATTTGGTAAACGAAGCGATTAAGCAGTCTTTCGTAAAGCTGAATCCGAAAATTATGTTTAAAAATCCAGTAATGTTCCTGGTAGAGATCGGAACCATTGTCATGTTTATCGTAAGCATGTTCAGTCTCACTGGTGATAAAACCCAGGGAAGTTTTTCCTATAACTTTTTAGTATTTATTATTTTATTTTTCACCGTCCTGTTTGCCAATTTTGCAGAAGCAATTGCAGAAGCCAGAGGAAAAGCGCAGGCTGATACTCTCAGAAAAACAAGAGAAGAAACTCCTGCTAAGCTTGTGGTGGACAACAAACCGGGATTTCAGGTAGAAACCGCACTGAAAATGTCTGCAGAAATGAAACTGGGAGATATTTTCCTTTGCGAAGCCGGAGATCAGATTCCTATGGATGGCGAGATCATTGAAGGTCTGGCAACCATTGATGAATCTGCAATTACCGGAGAAAGTGCTCCCGTGATCCGTGAAGCCGGAGGAGATAAAAGTTCTGTGACCGGCGGTACAAAAGTACTGTCAGACAGAATCAAGGTGAAAGTAACCACAAAGCCAGGAGAATCTTTTCTGGATAAAATGATCGCCCTTGTAGAAGGAGCATCAAGACAAAAAACACCAAACGAAATCGCATTAACCATATTGCTGGCAGGTTTTACACTGACCTTTATCATTGTTACCCTCACATTAAAGCCATTTGCAGACTATGCGCAGACACCGATTACGATTGCGGCATTTATTTCACTTTTCGTTTGTCTGATTCCGACAACGATCGGAGGTCTGCTTTCTGCAATTGGAATTGCGGGAATGGACAGAGCGTTAAGGGCAAATGTTATTACTAAAAGTGGGAAAGCCGTAGAAACTGCAGGAGATATTGATGTCCTGCTGCTGGATAAAACGGGAACAATTACGATAGGAAACCGTAAAGCGACACAGTTTCACCCTGCTGACGGAATTCAGCTTGAAGAGTTTATAAAAGCTTCTGCCCTAAGTTCTGTAGCAGATGAAACACCGGAAGGAAAATCAATCATAGAGCTTAGCCAGCTGAAATCAGAAAACCTTCTGGTACCGAATCCTGTTTATATAGATTTTACGGCAGAAACAAGAACCTCAGGAATCGATTTTGAAGAAACAAGAATCCGCAAGGGCGCTTATGATACTATAAAAAAACTGACTGAAAAATCGGGCAATACTTTCCCGCAGGAAACGCAGGATGCTGTTACCAGAATTTCGGAAAACGGCGGAACTCCTCTGGTGGTATCCGTTAATGAAAAAGTCTGGGGAGTGATTGAACTTCAGGATATCATTAAAACCGGTATCCAGGAACGTTTCCAAAGATTGAGAAAAATGGGGGTAAAAACGGTGATGGTAACCGGAGATAATCCTTTGACGGCAAAATTTATCGCAGAAAAAGCCGGAGTAGACGACTTTATTGCAGAAGCCAAACCGGAAGATAAGATGAACTACATCAAAAAAGAACAGCAGGAAGGCAAGCTGGTCGCCATGATGGGAGACGGAACGAATGATGCACCGGCACTTGCCCAGGCAGATGTAGGTGTTGCAATGAACAGCGGAACACAGGCAGCCAAGGAAGCAGGCAATATGGTAGACCTTGATAATGACCCTACCAAACTGATTGAAATTGTGGAAATCGGGAAACAGCTGCTGATGACAAGAGGAACGTTGACAACTTTCAGTATTGCAAATGATGTTGCGAAGTATTTTGCGATTATTCCGGCACTGTTTATAACATTTATTCCATCTCTTCAGAAATTGAATATCATGAACCTTCACAGCCCGGAAACAGCTATACTGTCAGCTGTGATCTTTAATGCAGTGATCATTCCGTTCCTGATTCCGCTGGCCTTAAAAGGAGTCGCTTACAAACCGATCGGAGCCAGTGCATTATTGAGAAGAAATCTTTTAATCTATGGTTTGGGAGGAGTTATTGTACCTTTCATCGGAATTAAGATCATTGATCTGGTAATCAGTTTATTTTATTAAAATTTTAAAAATGAAAAATCATATTGTTTCAGCATTCAGATTAACCCTTGTAATGCTGGTGGTTACAGGTATTTATCTTGGTGTTGTATACGGAGGTTCTAAAATACTTCCCGACAGAGGAAACGGAGAAATTGTTTACAATAAAGGGCAGAAGCTGTACGCCAATATCGGACAGGAATTTAAATCTGAAAAATACTTCCACGGACGCCCTTCTTCCGTTAATTATAATGCAGCGGGAAGTGG
It encodes the following:
- a CDS encoding sigma-54-dependent transcriptional regulator encodes the protein MSGNILIIDDEIKLLKLLGMILSQENFNVKEASTARSAMTMLEQYDFDVVLSDVRLPDAFGVDLVKSIKTKYPHLEIILMTAFGNITDAVQAMKNGAYDYLVKGDDNEKIIPLVYKALDKVKDNRSRIIQPASTAKGFEQIIGKSPAILQAKKLAEKVALTDAAVLLTGETGTGKEVFANAIHEGSDRKKNSFVAINCSAFSKEILESELFGHKQGAFTGALKDKKGLIEEANGGTLFLDEIGEMPVELQAKLLRVLETKEFIKMGETKVSKSDFRLVAATNRDLEQEIKQGNFREDLYFRLNVFEITLPALRERKEDLKMLAKNFIDLFSGKLHLTSVEVTPDYYKALEKNDWKGNIRELRNAVERSLILMDHNTLDAESLPHYAERATESDSLSIRSLEKIHIQKVLQYTKGNKAEAARLLEIGIATLYRKLEEYGLK
- the kdpA gene encoding potassium-transporting ATPase subunit KdpA, which encodes MNTEILGIIAMFVITLVIGIFLGKYIANVYGYKKTFLDPVFEPVEKLIYRVAGINPDRQMNWKQNMYAMLTINLVWFIIGFLLLLNQSWLPLNPDGNPNMSPDLAFNTTISFLVNCNLQHYSGETGVSYLSQLYLMFLQFVTAATGMAAMAVLFKAFKEKTSTELGNFYDFFTKSMVRILIPISVIVAFILSMNGSPMTFEGKDHITTLEGQKVDVSRGPVAAFVAIKHLGTNGGGFFGANSAHPLENPNYITNMTEMVTQMIIPFALVFALGFYLNKRKLSWVIFTVMTVGFLALAVPNIVNEAGGNPLITKMGADSSLGAMEGKEIRFGSAASGYWSIVTTVISTGSVNSMHDSTMPLSGMNELLAMMINCFYGGCGVGILNYFIFIILAVFISGLMVGRTPEFMGKKIEAKEMKIAMIVALFHPFLILVGTALTAYLPEFGAKTLNNPGFHGFSEMLYEFTSSSANNGSGFEGLGDNTPWWNISTGIVLLLSRFIPIIGPVAIAGLLAQKKFIPESSGTLKTDTATFGFMTLAVILLIAALSFFPALTLGPIAEQIQYFSK
- the kdpB gene encoding potassium-transporting ATPase subunit KdpB; translated protein: MKNQSQTLFQKDLVNEAIKQSFVKLNPKIMFKNPVMFLVEIGTIVMFIVSMFSLTGDKTQGSFSYNFLVFIILFFTVLFANFAEAIAEARGKAQADTLRKTREETPAKLVVDNKPGFQVETALKMSAEMKLGDIFLCEAGDQIPMDGEIIEGLATIDESAITGESAPVIREAGGDKSSVTGGTKVLSDRIKVKVTTKPGESFLDKMIALVEGASRQKTPNEIALTILLAGFTLTFIIVTLTLKPFADYAQTPITIAAFISLFVCLIPTTIGGLLSAIGIAGMDRALRANVITKSGKAVETAGDIDVLLLDKTGTITIGNRKATQFHPADGIQLEEFIKASALSSVADETPEGKSIIELSQLKSENLLVPNPVYIDFTAETRTSGIDFEETRIRKGAYDTIKKLTEKSGNTFPQETQDAVTRISENGGTPLVVSVNEKVWGVIELQDIIKTGIQERFQRLRKMGVKTVMVTGDNPLTAKFIAEKAGVDDFIAEAKPEDKMNYIKKEQQEGKLVAMMGDGTNDAPALAQADVGVAMNSGTQAAKEAGNMVDLDNDPTKLIEIVEIGKQLLMTRGTLTTFSIANDVAKYFAIIPALFITFIPSLQKLNIMNLHSPETAILSAVIFNAVIIPFLIPLALKGVAYKPIGASALLRRNLLIYGLGGVIVPFIGIKIIDLVISLFY